Proteins encoded by one window of Serratia nevei:
- a CDS encoding ABC transporter permease, whose translation MRRFSLKPRGNEGYLAWVLLLTVIVFSLLSDRFLTVQNLLDLSESYAVSGIFALGLFVVLVTGGIDISFAAVASVVQYLIATLATHYGLASPAGSILLALAIGAALGMVNAMLIYCLRIVSIIVTISMQALLFGMLMWLTNGRSLYALPDWWTLPRSVLPFQLGEQSYQLGLPTLVMLAVALLTWLLLNKTHLGRQLFAVGGDAESARRIGIRVGLLHLFAYGYLGVMAAIGGLVQVYRMGEVVPNALVGGELDVLAAAVLGGASLNGGKGSVIGTLMGVFLIGVLKNGLNLIGVSSYFMNVVIGLVIVAAITVTHYKKRKETDVGFA comes from the coding sequence ATGCGTAGATTCAGCCTGAAACCGCGCGGCAACGAAGGCTACCTGGCCTGGGTACTGCTGCTGACGGTCATCGTTTTTTCGCTGCTCAGCGATCGGTTTTTGACGGTGCAAAACCTGCTCGATCTCAGCGAAAGCTATGCGGTGAGCGGCATTTTCGCCCTCGGCCTGTTCGTGGTGCTGGTGACCGGCGGTATCGATATCTCCTTCGCGGCGGTGGCCTCGGTGGTGCAGTACCTGATCGCCACGCTGGCGACCCACTACGGGCTGGCCAGCCCGGCGGGCAGCATTCTGCTGGCGTTGGCGATCGGCGCCGCGCTGGGCATGGTCAACGCGATGTTGATCTACTGCCTGCGCATCGTCTCGATCATCGTCACCATCAGTATGCAGGCGTTGTTGTTCGGCATGCTGATGTGGCTGACCAACGGCCGCAGCCTGTACGCGCTGCCGGACTGGTGGACGCTGCCGCGCAGCGTGCTGCCGTTTCAGCTGGGTGAACAGAGCTATCAGCTCGGTTTGCCGACGCTGGTGATGCTAGCGGTGGCGCTGCTGACCTGGCTGCTGCTGAACAAGACGCACCTCGGGCGCCAGCTGTTTGCCGTCGGCGGCGATGCGGAGTCGGCGCGGCGCATCGGCATCCGCGTCGGCCTGCTGCACCTGTTCGCCTATGGCTATCTGGGCGTGATGGCGGCGATCGGCGGCCTGGTGCAGGTGTACCGCATGGGGGAGGTGGTGCCCAATGCGCTGGTGGGCGGTGAGCTCGATGTACTGGCGGCGGCGGTGCTGGGCGGCGCCAGCCTGAACGGCGGCAAGGGCAGCGTGATCGGCACGCTGATGGGCGTATTCCTGATCGGTGTGCTGAAAAACGGCCTCAACCTGATCGGCGTGTCCAGCTACTTCATGAACGTGGTGATCGGCCTGGTGATCGTCGCGGCGATTACCGTCACCCACTACAAGAAACGCAAAGAAACCGACGTCGGTTTCGCCTGA
- a CDS encoding sugar ABC transporter ATP-binding protein, protein MAISGNTATQGAPLIALQQLSMTFGGQRALNAISLALMPGEVHCLAGTNGCGKSTLIKAIAGVYQPDDGSRITIDGQTFGRLSPDQARAFGIQVIYQDLSLFPNLTVAENIAFEHNLHGLLGWYRPARLRRTAERLLQELSFHLDLDKRVAELPIAQRQQVAICRALVAEARLVIMDEPTASLTRTEVNQLLRTVDYLKAKGICVVFVSHRLDEVLEISDRVTVIRDGNKIGTWPAAEITGDRLTELMTGLKLDYRLKSPSMNKDRVMLEADRLSRTGQYQDVSFRLHQGEVLGLCGLLGSGRTELALSLFGMTRPDSGKLYLDSKPVRFRGHEDAIKAGIGYVSEDRLTLGLVQQQSVADNAVLTILDKLRGRFRLIDDYRKNRIVAEWIAKLGVRVADPEQAVSTLSGGNQQKIVLAKWVLTQPRILILDSPTVGVDVGAKASIYQLIHLLAQEGIAILLISDEVPEVYYNCDRVLHFSGGSVIGEYLPGQVSQQQLAEAVNA, encoded by the coding sequence ATGGCGATTTCCGGTAATACGGCAACGCAGGGCGCGCCGCTGATCGCGCTGCAGCAGCTGTCGATGACCTTTGGCGGCCAGCGTGCGCTGAACGCTATCTCGCTGGCGCTGATGCCGGGGGAAGTGCACTGCCTGGCGGGTACCAACGGCTGCGGCAAGAGTACGTTGATCAAGGCGATCGCCGGCGTGTATCAACCGGACGACGGCAGCCGCATCACCATCGATGGGCAAACCTTCGGTCGGCTGTCGCCGGATCAGGCGCGCGCCTTCGGCATTCAGGTGATCTACCAGGATCTGTCGCTGTTTCCCAACCTGACGGTGGCGGAAAACATCGCCTTCGAGCACAACCTGCATGGGCTGCTGGGATGGTACCGCCCGGCACGGCTGCGGCGCACCGCCGAGCGGCTGTTGCAGGAGCTGAGTTTCCATCTGGATCTCGACAAACGGGTGGCGGAGCTGCCGATCGCCCAGCGCCAGCAGGTGGCGATCTGCCGCGCGCTGGTGGCGGAGGCGCGGCTGGTGATCATGGATGAACCAACCGCCTCGCTGACCCGCACCGAGGTCAATCAGCTGCTGCGCACGGTGGATTACCTGAAAGCGAAAGGCATCTGCGTGGTGTTCGTCAGCCACCGGCTGGACGAGGTGCTGGAAATTTCGGATCGCGTCACGGTGATCCGCGACGGCAACAAGATCGGCACCTGGCCGGCGGCGGAGATCACCGGCGATCGTCTGACCGAGTTGATGACCGGTCTGAAGCTGGACTATCGCCTGAAGTCACCGAGCATGAATAAGGATCGGGTGATGTTGGAGGCGGATCGCCTCAGCCGCACCGGGCAGTATCAGGACGTGAGCTTCCGGCTGCATCAGGGCGAGGTGCTCGGTCTATGCGGCCTGCTCGGCTCCGGGCGCACCGAGCTGGCGCTGAGCCTGTTCGGCATGACCCGGCCGGACAGCGGCAAGCTCTACCTCGACAGCAAACCGGTGCGCTTTCGCGGCCATGAGGACGCGATCAAGGCCGGTATCGGCTACGTCTCGGAGGATCGCCTGACGCTCGGCCTGGTGCAGCAACAGTCGGTGGCGGACAACGCGGTGCTGACCATTCTCGATAAGCTGCGCGGGCGTTTTCGCCTGATTGACGACTACCGCAAGAATCGCATCGTCGCGGAGTGGATCGCCAAACTTGGCGTGCGGGTGGCGGATCCGGAGCAGGCGGTTTCGACGCTGTCCGGCGGCAATCAGCAAAAGATTGTGTTGGCCAAGTGGGTGCTGACCCAGCCGCGGATCCTGATCCTCGACTCGCCGACCGTCGGCGTCGACGTTGGCGCCAAGGCCAGCATCTATCAACTGATCCATCTGCTGGCGCAGGAGGGGATCGCCATTTTACTGATCTCCGACGAGGTGCCGGAGGTGTATTACAACTGCGATCGGGTGCTGCACTTCAGCGGCGGCAGCGTGATCGGCGAATACCTGCCGGGGCAGGTGAGCCAGCAACAGCTGGCGGAGGCGGTCAATGCGTAG
- a CDS encoding substrate-binding domain-containing protein has product MKKSVLVGLFASLLLSVSAQAADKLKMGVVVKIGGIPWFNAMEAGIKSEGAKRGIDAWMVGPTAADPALQVRAIEDLIAQKVDIIGVVPNDARVLEPVLKRAQEAGIKVIVHESPGQKYADWDFELVDASQHGVNHMKALAACMKEQGKYAVYVGSLTVPLHITWSDSAINYQKQHYPNMQLVGDKFGVGESLDDSVRTTNDLMAKYPDLKGVLAFGSQGPIGAGRAVLNRGKSNDICVIGPFSPGQGASLVNRGAIKGGYIWNPLVAGEVFVRIADMMHKGEKITDGMTIEGMGKVQVDAQQHTILGNATESLDKQNLPKLVKMGL; this is encoded by the coding sequence ATGAAAAAATCCGTACTGGTCGGTCTGTTTGCCTCGCTGCTGCTTTCGGTCTCCGCGCAGGCGGCGGACAAGCTGAAAATGGGCGTGGTAGTGAAGATCGGCGGCATTCCCTGGTTCAACGCCATGGAGGCCGGCATCAAAAGCGAGGGCGCCAAACGCGGCATCGACGCCTGGATGGTCGGGCCGACGGCGGCGGACCCGGCGCTGCAGGTGCGCGCCATCGAAGATCTGATCGCGCAGAAGGTGGACATCATCGGCGTGGTGCCGAACGACGCCCGGGTGCTGGAGCCGGTGCTCAAGCGCGCGCAGGAAGCGGGCATCAAGGTGATCGTGCACGAATCCCCCGGCCAAAAGTACGCCGACTGGGACTTTGAGCTGGTGGACGCCTCGCAGCACGGCGTCAACCACATGAAAGCGCTGGCCGCCTGCATGAAAGAGCAGGGCAAGTACGCGGTGTATGTCGGCAGCCTGACGGTGCCGCTGCACATCACCTGGTCAGACTCGGCGATCAACTACCAGAAGCAGCACTACCCGAACATGCAGCTGGTGGGCGACAAGTTCGGCGTGGGCGAATCGCTGGATGACAGCGTGCGCACCACCAACGATCTGATGGCCAAATATCCCGATCTGAAAGGCGTGCTGGCCTTTGGTTCACAGGGGCCGATCGGCGCCGGGCGCGCGGTGCTCAACCGCGGCAAAAGCAACGATATCTGCGTCATCGGGCCGTTCAGCCCGGGCCAGGGCGCTTCGCTGGTCAACCGTGGCGCCATCAAGGGTGGCTATATCTGGAATCCGCTGGTGGCGGGCGAAGTGTTCGTGCGCATCGCCGACATGATGCATAAGGGAGAAAAAATCACCGACGGCATGACCATCGAAGGCATGGGCAAGGTGCAGGTGGATGCGCAGCAGCACACCATTCTCGGCAACGCCACCGAAAGCCTGGATAAGCAAAACCTGCCGAAGCTGGTGAAGATGGGGCTGTAA
- a CDS encoding DeoR/GlpR family DNA-binding transcription regulator → MLPVERHRFITEVLSQRGRVMVQEVAQLCHISIETARRDLALLERRGLLLRSHGGAVFVEPPAVEKTYVPAEIDQGESFRQRSNEAPEQKTRIAKRALEFIAPGDCLLLDSSSTSWFLARQLPDISLVVLTNSLHIIQTLACKANVRTIGLGGEYSAKYEDFIGVLAEQMLKEFVINKLFFSCHGICQDGGIRESNEHHARLKQQMLLASERKFLLVDSNKFGRRSFARICHYREIDTLITDRLSDDEFRQELAWNNVDVIEVSPAAKKAAR, encoded by the coding sequence ATGCTGCCTGTAGAACGTCATCGCTTTATCACCGAAGTCTTGAGCCAGCGCGGCCGCGTGATGGTGCAGGAGGTGGCGCAGCTGTGCCATATCTCTATCGAGACGGCGCGGCGTGATTTGGCCTTGCTGGAACGGCGCGGCCTGCTGCTGCGCAGCCACGGCGGTGCGGTGTTCGTCGAGCCGCCGGCGGTGGAGAAAACCTATGTGCCCGCCGAGATAGACCAGGGGGAATCTTTCCGCCAGCGCAGCAACGAGGCGCCGGAGCAGAAAACGCGCATCGCCAAACGCGCGCTGGAATTTATCGCGCCGGGGGATTGTCTGCTGCTGGACAGCAGCTCCACCAGCTGGTTTTTGGCGCGCCAACTGCCGGATATCTCTCTGGTGGTATTGACCAACTCGCTGCACATCATCCAGACGCTGGCCTGCAAGGCCAACGTGCGCACCATCGGACTGGGGGGCGAGTATTCCGCCAAGTACGAGGATTTTATCGGCGTGCTGGCGGAACAGATGTTGAAGGAGTTTGTGATCAACAAGCTGTTCTTCTCCTGCCACGGCATCTGTCAGGACGGCGGCATCCGCGAGAGCAACGAGCACCATGCGCGGTTGAAGCAGCAGATGCTGCTGGCGTCGGAGCGCAAGTTCCTGCTGGTGGATAGCAACAAGTTCGGCCGCCGCTCGTTCGCGCGCATCTGCCACTACCGGGAGATAGATACCTTAATCACCGATCGGCTCAGCGACGACGAATTTCGTCAGGAACTGGCCTGGAACAACGTAGACGTGATTGAAGTTTCACCCGCCGCGAAAAAGGCGGCGCGATAA
- a CDS encoding SDR family oxidoreductase translates to MTKVALVTGASRGIGRATALLLARQGYAVGVNYLRDESAARQVVAEIEAQGGKALALQADVADEAQVMAMFAALDAGLGTLSALVNNAGILFQQANIEQLTAERINQVLGTNVTGYFLCCREAVKRMALRHGGQGGAIVNVSSAASRLGAAGEYVDYAASKGAVDTLTIGLSREVAAQGIRVNGVRPGFIYTEMHASGGEPGRVDRVKDSLPMQRGGQPQEVAEAIAWLLSDAASYVTGTFIEAAGGR, encoded by the coding sequence ATGACGAAAGTGGCATTGGTCACAGGCGCGAGCCGGGGAATTGGTCGTGCGACCGCTTTGCTGCTGGCCCGGCAGGGCTATGCGGTGGGGGTGAATTACCTGCGCGACGAAAGCGCGGCGCGGCAGGTGGTGGCGGAGATTGAGGCGCAGGGCGGCAAGGCGCTGGCGCTGCAGGCCGACGTGGCCGATGAAGCACAGGTGATGGCGATGTTCGCTGCGCTGGACGCCGGGCTGGGCACGCTCAGCGCGCTGGTCAACAATGCCGGGATTCTGTTCCAGCAGGCGAACATTGAACAATTAACCGCCGAGCGCATCAATCAGGTGCTCGGCACCAACGTGACCGGTTACTTCCTGTGTTGCCGCGAGGCGGTGAAGCGCATGGCGCTGCGCCATGGCGGGCAGGGAGGCGCTATCGTCAACGTTTCCTCCGCGGCGTCCCGGTTGGGGGCTGCCGGAGAATACGTCGATTACGCCGCCTCGAAAGGCGCCGTCGATACCCTGACCATCGGGTTATCACGCGAGGTGGCGGCGCAGGGCATCCGCGTCAACGGCGTGCGGCCCGGATTCATCTATACCGAGATGCACGCCAGCGGCGGCGAGCCCGGCCGGGTGGATCGCGTGAAGGACAGTTTACCGATGCAGCGCGGCGGGCAGCCGCAGGAAGTGGCGGAGGCGATCGCCTGGCTGCTGTCTGACGCTGCGTCTTACGTGACCGGCACTTTTATCGAGGCCGCAGGCGGGCGTTGA
- a CDS encoding response regulator: MNILLVEDDLQLGKALCRALELTGFNLCWVRLLADAENKLSPGGFDLMLLDLTLPDGDGLQKLIAWRAAGQNIPIIILTARDRIESLVNSLDSGADDFLAKPFALPELISRVKAVNRRMAGFASQTWSLGTLYLDPVNHQVTLDNELLMLSKKEYHLLHELMRCAGTVVRKAVLEQRLFGHGDSVESNSLEVHMHNLRRKIGKERIITVRGIGYLLKKE, from the coding sequence GTGAACATACTGTTGGTGGAAGACGACCTGCAATTAGGCAAGGCGCTGTGCCGCGCATTGGAGCTCACCGGCTTTAATTTGTGCTGGGTGCGCCTGCTCGCGGACGCGGAAAATAAACTTTCACCCGGCGGGTTCGATCTGATGCTGTTGGATCTTACGCTGCCGGACGGCGACGGTTTGCAAAAGCTAATCGCCTGGCGCGCCGCCGGGCAAAATATCCCCATCATCATCCTGACCGCCCGCGACCGCATCGAAAGCCTGGTGAACAGCCTGGATTCCGGCGCGGACGACTTTCTGGCCAAACCCTTTGCGCTGCCCGAGCTCATCTCACGCGTCAAGGCGGTCAACCGACGCATGGCGGGCTTCGCTTCGCAAACCTGGAGCCTCGGCACGCTGTATCTCGACCCGGTAAACCATCAGGTGACGCTGGATAACGAACTGCTGATGCTGTCGAAAAAAGAGTATCACCTGCTGCACGAGCTGATGCGCTGTGCCGGCACCGTGGTGCGCAAAGCGGTGTTGGAACAGCGGCTGTTCGGCCACGGCGACAGCGTGGAAAGCAACTCGCTGGAAGTGCACATGCATAATTTACGGCGCAAGATCGGTAAAGAAAGAATTATTACCGTACGCGGCATTGGTTATTTGCTGAAGAAAGAGTAG
- a CDS encoding ATP-binding protein: MIGFKSFFMRTIIFQVLAILLLWGILVAWVKYWYYPDMEKYFDNQQRIVAVGIANILDETGTDNIDYRGIIKTIEGMYIDSINNGMQDQIDYHPLFVVYDRDNRVLYSSQTQGEPLRLPPSVLSGSVKYAGANWHLAGSWSEKRQYRVIVGESFNDRTTLFGNPAESTAMPLLGILAAIIITLLFTAYFSLRPLRQIARTISDRQPGNLSPINVSEQYQEIRPVVVEVNKLMARIDAANQREKRFMADAAHELRTPIAAVLAQLHLLTQVSEQQERREIIGDMQQGLDRAASLSRQLINLAKLEAEDFPLKIEAVDIYADIGKCIAQHVPYALEKDVELSLDGSEDVVINTDRHALIAIFTNLLDNALKYAPPGSRIEANIRSLAPLGCYITLRDNGPGVSEEHLPRLFERFYRVPGTQQTGSGLGLAIARNLADKIGAQLRVTEGLDDRGIGFIIDLPESYRPQTESE, encoded by the coding sequence ATGATCGGTTTCAAATCCTTCTTTATGCGCACCATTATTTTCCAGGTCCTGGCCATTTTATTATTGTGGGGGATCCTCGTCGCCTGGGTGAAATATTGGTATTACCCCGACATGGAAAAATATTTCGATAACCAGCAACGCATTGTCGCTGTGGGTATCGCCAATATTCTCGATGAAACCGGCACCGACAATATCGATTACCGCGGCATCATCAAGACCATTGAAGGCATGTACATTGATTCCATCAATAACGGCATGCAGGATCAAATCGATTACCACCCGCTGTTCGTGGTTTACGATCGGGACAACCGGGTGCTTTACAGTTCGCAAACGCAGGGAGAACCGCTGCGCCTGCCGCCTTCGGTGCTGTCCGGCTCCGTTAAGTACGCCGGCGCCAACTGGCATCTTGCCGGCAGCTGGAGCGAAAAGCGCCAATATCGGGTGATCGTCGGCGAGTCGTTCAACGATCGCACCACGCTGTTCGGTAACCCGGCGGAAAGCACCGCCATGCCGCTGCTGGGCATTCTGGCGGCGATCATCATCACCCTGCTGTTTACCGCCTACTTCAGCCTGCGGCCGCTGCGCCAGATCGCCCGCACCATCTCCGATCGCCAGCCGGGTAACCTGTCGCCGATCAACGTCAGCGAGCAGTATCAGGAAATCCGGCCGGTGGTGGTGGAGGTCAACAAGCTGATGGCGCGCATCGACGCCGCCAACCAGCGCGAAAAACGCTTTATGGCCGATGCGGCACACGAACTGCGCACGCCGATCGCCGCCGTGCTGGCGCAGCTGCATCTGCTGACCCAGGTCTCGGAGCAGCAGGAGCGCCGGGAGATCATCGGCGACATGCAGCAGGGGCTGGATCGCGCGGCGTCGCTGTCGCGCCAGCTGATCAACCTGGCCAAGCTGGAGGCGGAGGATTTTCCGCTGAAAATCGAGGCGGTGGACATCTACGCCGACATTGGCAAATGCATCGCGCAGCACGTCCCCTATGCGCTGGAAAAGGATGTGGAACTTTCACTCGACGGCAGCGAGGACGTGGTGATAAACACCGATCGCCATGCGCTGATCGCCATCTTCACCAATCTGCTGGACAACGCGCTCAAGTACGCGCCGCCCGGTAGCCGCATCGAAGCCAATATCCGTTCGCTGGCACCGCTCGGCTGCTATATTACGTTGCGCGACAACGGCCCCGGAGTGAGCGAAGAGCACCTTCCGCGCCTGTTTGAACGCTTTTACCGCGTGCCCGGCACGCAGCAAACCGGCAGCGGGCTGGGATTGGCCATCGCCCGGAACCTGGCCGACAAAATCGGCGCGCAGCTGCGCGTCACTGAAGGCCTCGACGATCGCGGCATCGGTTTTATTATCGATTTGCCGGAAAGTTACCGGCCACAGACTGAGAGTGAATAA
- a CDS encoding GNAT family N-acetyltransferase → MSAPVLLQRQQLDRLWDIDRSEVIDTLYRLQDGKLQAYPDYYDVRGWDPHDQETYTPIHEACFDRGGAFFARFEGEEIVAAAALDTEPRGPQRDLRQLLFFYVSAHQRGLGLGKQLFQLCLRQAAQEGAAGLYVSSIPNKSTVDFYLAQGCRLIERPDAELFAREPEDIHLVCPCR, encoded by the coding sequence ATGAGCGCCCCTGTTCTGCTGCAGCGGCAGCAACTCGACCGCCTATGGGATATCGACCGCAGTGAAGTCATCGACACCCTGTATCGCCTGCAGGACGGCAAGCTGCAAGCCTACCCGGACTACTACGACGTGCGCGGTTGGGATCCGCACGACCAGGAAACCTATACGCCAATCCACGAAGCCTGCTTCGATCGCGGCGGCGCGTTCTTCGCGCGGTTCGAAGGCGAGGAGATCGTCGCGGCGGCGGCGCTGGACACCGAGCCGCGCGGCCCGCAGCGGGATCTGCGCCAGCTGCTGTTCTTTTACGTCAGCGCGCACCAACGCGGCCTGGGGCTGGGCAAGCAGCTGTTTCAACTCTGCCTGCGTCAGGCGGCGCAGGAAGGCGCCGCCGGGCTATACGTCTCCTCCATCCCTAACAAAAGCACCGTAGACTTCTATCTGGCGCAGGGCTGCCGGCTCATCGAGCGCCCGGATGCCGAGCTGTTCGCCCGTGAGCCGGAGGATATTCACCTGGTCTGCCCTTGCCGTTAA
- a CDS encoding quinone oxidoreductase family protein: MQAAIVTALGQAPVFGTFEEPQAQANEVPIEVLAAGIKQLDRATVAGTHYSSPKQLPIVPGTDGVGRTADGQRVYFASFRRPYGAMAERSVASWTVPVPEAVDDATAAALINPAFAAWLPLRWRADLQPGETVLIIGATGTSGKLAVAAARQAGAGRIVAAGRRLSVLEALGVDATVDLSLQGEALTQAFAAAAGPGGYQVIVDYIWGPATEALLATLNNHDLSSYAGGRGIRLVNVGSMAAPDIRLPAAVLRSNQLQILGSGTGNFPPIPEMQRYATEILALAATGALTIETQEHALAEIAEVWDLNKKSDVRSVIRIAR, translated from the coding sequence ATGCAAGCGGCAATCGTAACAGCGCTGGGGCAAGCCCCGGTTTTCGGCACCTTTGAGGAGCCCCAGGCGCAGGCGAATGAAGTGCCGATCGAGGTTCTGGCGGCCGGCATCAAACAGCTGGATCGCGCTACCGTCGCCGGCACCCATTACTCCAGCCCCAAGCAGCTGCCGATTGTGCCCGGCACCGACGGCGTGGGCCGGACGGCCGACGGGCAACGGGTCTATTTCGCCTCCTTCCGCCGTCCTTACGGTGCGATGGCTGAGCGCAGCGTCGCGTCATGGACGGTGCCGGTGCCGGAGGCGGTAGACGACGCCACGGCGGCGGCGCTGATCAACCCGGCCTTCGCCGCCTGGCTGCCGCTGCGCTGGCGAGCGGATCTGCAGCCCGGTGAAACGGTGCTGATCATCGGCGCTACCGGCACCTCGGGCAAACTGGCGGTTGCGGCGGCGCGTCAGGCGGGAGCCGGGCGCATCGTTGCCGCCGGCCGTCGGCTGAGCGTGTTGGAGGCGTTGGGCGTGGATGCCACGGTGGATCTGAGCCTGCAGGGCGAGGCGCTGACGCAGGCCTTCGCGGCGGCGGCGGGGCCGGGCGGTTATCAGGTGATCGTCGATTATATCTGGGGCCCGGCGACCGAAGCGCTGCTCGCGACGCTCAATAATCACGATCTCTCGTCTTACGCCGGCGGGCGCGGCATTCGCCTGGTCAACGTCGGCTCGATGGCCGCGCCGGACATCCGGCTGCCGGCGGCGGTATTGCGCAGCAATCAGCTGCAGATCCTCGGCAGCGGCACCGGCAACTTCCCGCCGATCCCGGAGATGCAGCGCTACGCGACCGAAATTCTGGCGCTGGCGGCGACGGGCGCGCTCACTATCGAGACGCAGGAGCACGCGTTGGCGGAGATCGCCGAGGTGTGGGATCTGAACAAGAAAAGCGACGTGCGTTCGGTGATACGCATCGCCCGTTAG